In the genome of Brachypodium distachyon strain Bd21 chromosome 3, Brachypodium_distachyon_v3.0, whole genome shotgun sequence, the window TTATGAAACTTCATTTAAAACTATACTGCCTTTGATTGTCGCCCCCTAAATGATTGTTGGGATAGAAATATCCCCCACATCAACGAGAAACAGCGGACCTTTTTTGGGGAGGTGTTGACATATATGTTATGAAACATTAGGTTGGAAAGAAATAGTTAAATCTTCCAACCAACGTCTTTGGAAGTTCTGGAGGTAGCTTTCAGGGCTATGGAAGATAAGGATAATAGCAATCAGAGTAATTcctattttcctttttgggCCATCTTTGTACATAACAAGATCTATATTTATATTTCCCCATCTCAATGAAATATGCAGAGTGCATACCTTTGAGGCTTTGACTAATGTTTTCTTAAATCTATATCTTTGTGATAGTCCTGACACAATAAGTGGAGTCGGGTGATATTTCCTCTAATGCAAATTTGGTTTTAGTAATGATAGTCCCATTTCACCTGTCATATCCAACTTAGCCTAAAGCCAGAATTAGTAGAACTTTACTCCTCCTGAATCCCACACTTGGACTTTCCAGATTTCTGCTTATGGCCTTCACTAACCTGATTATCTCTAATTTTTGTGCAGACAGCTGTTGCTCATCACCCGTTTGAGTGAATGCCCCTGGTGCATGGAGATGCCTGACAGGCGTTAGACTACCATGGGTTAAGGATAGCACCCGCGACAGGATCAGTTGCCTCCCTGATGATGTGCTCCACCATATCTTGTCTTTTACAACTGCACGACAGGCTGTGCAGACGTGTGCGCTGTCTACAAGGTGGCGCCACATTTGGCAGTCTTTACGATGCGTTAATGTTGAGGTGGGTGAATTCACCAGCAAGGAGGGTTTCATGAAGTTGATGGACAACTTACTGCTGTGCCGTGATGGTATATCTCTGGACAGCTTTCGCCTAAGGAACACAAAAGGTAGTGTTTTCGTCAACCACCCCACAGCTGGCACGTGGGTCTGCCATGTGCTGAATTGCAATGTTCGTGTGCTTGGGATCAATCAGGATCATCATTTGTTTAACCTAGATGACGAGCTTTACTTCACTTGGTCAGATAGGACAGTGCTCAGGGAATTGTTTAACCTAGACCACTCTTCATTCACTTCAGCACATCTGAAAATACTCAATCTCTATTGTGTTTACGGCAGTGCTGATTTTATTGAGAAGCTCTTCTCTGGGTGTCCAGCATTGGAAGATCTAGCAATTATAAAATGTCATGTTATGGCCTTCAAGTTCTTCTCCCGCactttgaagaacttgatcaTTGAATCACTTAGCCCCGCTTATGGTTATAATATTGAGGATTATGAGTTTGAAGAACTTGTGATAGATATCCCCAGTCTTGTTTCGCTGTATCTGAAGGACATTCCATATTTTGCTCCTCACCTTGTGAATGTATCATCCGTGGTAAAGGCCTCAATTTGCCTGCACAATAGTGACATTGAACACTGCAATATTCTGAATGCTCTGTCAAATGTTACGGATCTGACATTGGAGTCTCCACCTTGCCAGGTAACCTTTTCTTCTAACTTTGTAGTTTGTATTTTTCGTTCTTCCTGATGTTGTGTAGCTGATATCTCGTTTTTTGCATGTGGAATATTCAGATGGCAATGGACGCACTACAAAGGGATATGTGGAAGTGCCATGCATTCAACAAACTGAAAGTTTT includes:
- the LOC100846417 gene encoding F-box/FBD/LRR-repeat protein At5g22660 isoform X1, with amino-acid sequence MKLMDNLLLCRDGISLDSFRLRNTKGSVFVNHPTAGTWVCHVLNCNVRVLGINQDHHLFNLDDELYFTWSDRTVLRELFNLDHSSFTSAHLKILNLYCVYGSADFIEKLFSGCPALEDLAIIKCHVMAFKFFSRTLKNLIIESLSPAYGYNIEDYEFEELVIDIPSLVSLYLKDIPYFAPHLVNVSSVVKASICLHNSDIEHCNILNALSNVTDLTLESPPCQMAMDALQRDMWKCHAFNKLKVLSVDERCISLLSTRDGTEFGLIQLLRCSPNIEKLNVHLTSLANFSLDEEMVDPEAYKADKLFNCKHLKEVKITCWEHDGSVDCVVRVILANAITIPKIVIEPDTFHCKLFDLQNLVRS
- the LOC100846417 gene encoding uncharacterized protein LOC100846417 isoform X2, which produces MAFKFFSRTLKNLIIESLSPAYGYNIEDYEFEELVIDIPSLVSLYLKDIPYFAPHLVNVSSVVKASICLHNSDIEHCNILNALSNVTDLTLESPPCQMAMDALQRDMWKCHAFNKLKVLSVDERCISLLSTRDGTEFGLIQLLRCSPNIEKLNVHLTSLANFSLDEEMVDPEAYKADKLFNCKHLKEVKITCWEHDGSVDCVVRVILANAITIPKIVIEPDTFHCKLFDLQNLVRS